Proteins from a genomic interval of Solea solea chromosome 10, fSolSol10.1, whole genome shotgun sequence:
- the LOC131466426 gene encoding voltage-dependent calcium channel gamma-5 subunit-like yields MSLCGRKALTLLSSVFAVCGLGLLGIAVSTDYWLYLEEGVILPLNQSTEIRMSLHSGLWRVCFLVGEEKGRCFTIEYVMPTHVQMTSESTVSVLKMIRSATPFPLVSLFFMFIGFVLSNIGHIRPHRTILAFVSGIFFILSGLSLVVGLVLYISNINDEMLNRTKTNEAYFSYKYGWSFAFAAISFLLTETAGVMSVYLFMKRYTAEEMYRPRLSNCSDYSGQFLHPDAWAGRGRSPSSISSEASLQMNSSNYPALLKCPETRGLSRKISVV; encoded by the exons ATGAGCCTATGTGGCAGGAAGGCGCTGACGTTGCTAAGCAGCGTGTTCGCCGTTTGCGGCCTGGGCCTGTTGGGGATCGCCGTGAGCACCGACTACTGGCTCTACCTGGAGGAAGGCGTTATTCTTCCTCTCAATCAGAGCACGGAGATACGCATGTCCCTCCACTCTGGTCTCTGGAGGGTTTGCTTCTTGGTCG GGGAGGAGAAAGGACGGTGTTTCACCATCGAGTATGTGATGCCCACTCATGTCCAGATGACGTCTGAGTCCACTGTTAGCGTTCTCA aaATGATCCGTTCTGCCACGCCTTTCCCTCTGGTCAGCCTCTTCTTCATGTTCATTGGTTTTGTGCTCAGTAACATTGGCCACATCCGACCACATCGCACCATCCTGGCCTTTGTTTCCGGAATCTTCTTTATCCTGTCAG GTCTGTCTCTGGTCGTTGGTCTGGTCTTGTACATCTCAAACATCAATGACGAAATGTTGAACAGGACCAAAACGAACGAGGCCTACTTCAGCTACAAGTACGGCTGGTCGTTCGCCTTTGCTGCCATCTCCTTCCTGCTCACTGAG ACAGCGGGCGTCATGTCCGTGTATCTGTTCATGAAGCGTTACACTGCAGAGGAAATGTACCGGCCTCGCCTCAGCAACTGCTCTGATTACTCCGGCCAGTTCCTCCACCCTGACGCTTGGGCTGGTAGAGGCCGCAGtccctcctccatctcttccGAGGCCTCGCTCCAGATGAACTCCTCCAACTACCCTGCCCTCCTCAAGTGTCCAGA aACACGGGGACTAAGCCGTAAAATCTCCGTGGTGTGA